In a single window of the Oscarella lobularis chromosome 4, ooOscLobu1.1, whole genome shotgun sequence genome:
- the LOC136185824 gene encoding N-acetylglucosamine-6-sulfatase-like: MRCFVLAAVVVVVVVVALLPYVNCKSPNIVFVLTDDQDIKLGGLTPMKNARRLIQDEGATLDNFFVTTPVCCPSRATILTGLYPHNIHSTDGSGCMHMNVTNPAYEAEMLGNWLQKAGYMTGQYGKLLNPPGVAPYCKNTGAQKLPGFDDYLTMCNDNRYFKNTFSNNGRFFESGTNPSDYLTSIIGNYTIKFINEALKKGQPFFAYVAPHAPHVPSTPAPWYADAFSDMKAPRTPNYNFSALDHHWVIRQQQPLTAAKQEGEIDNLFRNRWRTLLSVDDLIVAVVNLLESKGELNNTYIILTSDHGYQLGQFRLPMCKLQVYEHDIRVPFLIRGPGIEAGSHFKGISGNVDIAPTILELAGANLPEFMNGKSFAKQIVKTKGADSAPGSWREMYMIEYWSLGEVVRMGHLVDGTNNTYLAARLINDTHNYVYAEFYASNTELSFGTPVEYELFDIDKDPYQLKNLYSAATADQKLVKEFKSFIHKEYGCTGAQCS, from the exons ATGCGTTGTTTTGTACtcgctgccgtcgtcgtcgtcgtcgttgtcgtcgctcttTTGCCCTATGTCAACTGCAAGTCGCCCAATATTGTGTTCGTTCTCACCGACGATCAAGACATCAAGTTGGGAGGTTTGACACCGATGAAAAATGCGCGAAGGCTCATACAAGACGAAGGCGCAACGCTGGAcaatttcttcgtcacgACGCCGGTTTG CTGCCCGTCGAGAGCGACAATTCTAACTGGCCTCTATCCGCACAACATTCATTCGACAGACGGAAGCGGATGCATGCATATGAACGTGACGAATCCCGCCTACGAAGCGGAAATGCTGGGAAACTGGCTCCAAAAGGCTGGCTACATGACTGGACAATACGGAAAACTGCTCAATCCTCCCGGCGTAGCACCGTACTGCAAGAACACCGGCGCTCAAAAGCTTCCGGGTTTCGATGACTATTTGACAATGTGCAAC GACAATCGGTACTTCAAAAACACGTTCAGCAACAACGGTCGATTTTTTGAAAGCGGAACAAATCCCAGTGACTATCTGACGTCAATTATAGGAAACTACACAATAAAATTTATAAACGAA GCTCTTAAAAAAGGTCAGCCTTTCTTTGCCTACGTAGCGCCTCACGCACCTCACGTTCCATCGACTCCAGCACCC TGGTATGCGGACGCCTTTAGTGACATGAAAGCTCCTCGTACCCCGAACTATAACTTTTCGGCTCTCGATCATCACTGGGTCATTAGACAGCAGCAACCGCTGACCGCTGCTAAGCAAGAGGGAGAAATTGATAATCTGTTTCGTAACAG atggaGGACTCTTCTTTCAGTTGACGATCTGATTGTTGCTGTCGTCAATCTTTTGGAATCCAAAGGAGAGTTGAATAATACCTATATTATTCTGACGAGCGATCACGGATACCAATTGGGACAG TTCCGTCTGCCAATGTGTAAACTTCAAGTGTACGAG caTGATATTCGAGTCCCATTTCTCATCCGTGGACCCGGAATAGAGGCCGGGAGTCATTTCAAAGGAATATCAG GCAATGTAGACATCGCTCCCACAATCTTGGAACTAGCTGGAGCCAATTTGCCAGAGTTCATGAACGGAAAATCGTTTGCAAAGCAGATAGTTAAAACGAAGGGCGCGGACTCGGCACCAGGCAGCTGGCGAGAGATGTACATGATCGA ATACTGGAGCTTGGGAGAGGTGGTTCGCATGGGCCATCTGGTTGACGGTACAAACAACACGTATCTGGCTGCAAGGCTTATAAATGACACTCACAATTACGTCTACGCGGAATTTTATGCCAGCAACACCGAG TTGTCCTTTGGCACGCCAGTCGAGTACGAACTTTTCGACATTGACAAAGATCCGTATCAACTAAAAAATTTGTATAGTGCTGCCACTGCTGACCAGAAATTG GTGAAGGAATTCAAGTCGTTTATTCACAAGGAATACGGCTGCACGGGTGCACAGTGCTCATAA
- the LOC136185846 gene encoding delta(3,5)-Delta(2,4)-dienoyl-CoA isomerase, mitochondrial-like yields MFSRALSQGKRLLARSMSSFDTLALTRPKENIVRVELNRPDKMNAMNATFFRELAECFGQLSDDPDCRVVLLTGAGKHFTAGLDLVEAPSLLMEQSATDVGRRAVALKKIIQTIQSSFTAIEKCPKPVIAAIHSACIGGGVNMISACDIRYCSSDAWFQIKEIELGLAADVGVLQRLSKTVGNESLVRELAFTARKFGADEAKSLGLVSSVFDDRQTCIDAALELAETISQKSPIAIRGTKANLIYSRDHSADESLEYMALWNSAMLQSEDLMKAVQALMTKTKPVFSKL; encoded by the exons ATGTTTAGCCGCGCGTTGTCGCAAGGAAAGCGACTCCTCGCACGCAGCATGTCGTCCTTCGACACTTTGGCATTGACTCGACCGAAAGAGAACATAGTCCGAGTCGAGCTCAATCGTCCAGATAAAATGAACGCCATGAATGCGACGTTTTTTCG CGAACTGGCGGAGTGCTTCGGACAGCTCTCGGACGATCCCGACTGCAGAGTCGTTCTACTGACGGGAGCTGGAAAACATTTTACTGCAG GACTCGATTTGGTCGAAGCACCTTCTCTCTTGATGGAACAATCGGCAACAGACGTTGGCAGAAGAGCCGTTGCTCTGAAGAAAATTATACAGACGATTCAAAGTTCCTTTACGGCTATTGAGAAA TGTCCTAAACCTGTTATTGCTGCCATCCATTCTGCTTGCATTGGAGGAG GTGTTAACATGATATCGGCTTGCGACATTCGCTACTGTTCGTCTGATGCTTGGTTTCAGATCAAG GAAATTGAACTTGGTTTGGCCGCTGATGTTGGCGTTCTCCAAAGACTTTCAAAAACCGTTGGAAACGAGAG tcTCGTGAGGGAATTGGCTTTTACAGCTCGAAAATTTGGAGCCGACGAAGCAAAATCCTTGGGACTCGTCAGTTCCGTGTTTGACGATCGTCAGACGTGCATCGATGCCGCTCTTGAGTTAGCCGAGACAATTTCCCAGAAGAGTCCCATTGCAATACGAGGCACCAAGGCCAATCTCATCTACTCAAGAGATCATTCAGCAGACGAAAGCTTGGAATACATG GCGCTGTGGAATTCTGCTATGCTTCAGTCGGAAGATTTAATGAAGGCCGTGCAAGCCCTCATGACCAAAACGAAGCCGGTGTTTTCCAAGCTGTGA
- the LOC136185851 gene encoding uncharacterized protein yields the protein MAQIEASRKAFDVLKALLSTELPDRTEFDMNVVDDCALSYISSYIETIEHGHADSEMEELRDLLGAYVPQLANLPLNILHKWVAVQKDIPSSKDNLAKNSNETLSENLVAIHLSQKTTENCTSKRRDDAVAKDFVLSRYAFVDTADENKTFVPRVKLDDIKEKSIRYREGKIVSTKGEKYQIELKRPESEDMKKTYVSLKPARKYRFH from the exons ATGGCACAAATAGAAGCTTCCAGAAAAGCCTTCGATGTCTTAAAAGCACTCTTGAGCACCGAACTACCTGACAGGACTGAATTTGACATGAA CGTCGTTGACGACTGCGCGCTCTCCTACATTTCGAGTTACATCGAAACGATTGAGCACGGTCACGCAGATTCCGAAATGGAAGAGCTGCGAGACCTACTCGGAGCTTACGTGCCGCAACTCGCCAATTTGCCACT CAATATTTTACACAAGTGGGTTGCCGTTCAGAAGGATATTCCTTCCTCTAAAGACAATT TAGCGAAAAATTCGAATGAGACCCTCTCAGAAAATCTAGTTGCTATTCATTTGTCCCAAAAAACGACTGAAAACTGTACAAGCAAACGG AGAGACGACGCGGTGGCAAAAGATTTTGTGTTATCGAG GTATGCCTTTGTTGACACTGCAGATGAAAACAAAACTTTCGTTCCACGTGTGAAATTAGACGAC ataaaagaaaaatcgattcgGTATCGAGAGGGAAAAATTGTGAGCACCAAGGGTGAAAAGTATCAGATAGAATTGAAAAGACCGGAGTCGGAGGACATGAAAAAAACGTACGTTTCACTAAAGCCAGCGAGAAAGTATAGATTTCATTAA